One genomic window of Polyangium aurulentum includes the following:
- a CDS encoding SCE4755 family polysaccharide monooxygenase-like protein, translating into MNSRLFAVSACAAIVAASSFAHAHAVLINPPPLTNDDNAKAGPCGCYFGAGPEDPNEDGTASACPKDFTPTVLEAGATLQVTWKETVQHTGDWRIAISSKPIETVTRADMNASVQFEGPDMNSQSGGVISQTIVVPEMSCDGCALQLRQFMAGAAKPYYYSCAAITIKPKGGVASSSSSSSSGAGGGGAGGGGGGMGGSTGEGGSTGPGPATQPPATTTGACSTSTGGASTGDALGIAALAILGLAARRRRSS; encoded by the coding sequence ATGAATTCCCGCCTTTTTGCCGTCTCTGCCTGCGCGGCGATCGTCGCTGCTTCGAGCTTCGCACACGCGCATGCAGTGCTCATCAATCCGCCCCCGCTGACCAACGACGACAACGCGAAGGCGGGCCCTTGCGGCTGTTACTTCGGCGCCGGGCCCGAGGATCCCAACGAGGACGGGACCGCGTCCGCTTGCCCGAAGGACTTCACGCCCACCGTGCTCGAGGCTGGCGCGACGCTCCAGGTCACGTGGAAGGAGACCGTCCAGCACACGGGCGACTGGCGCATCGCGATCTCTTCGAAGCCCATCGAGACGGTCACGCGCGCCGACATGAACGCGTCGGTCCAGTTCGAAGGACCCGACATGAACTCGCAGTCTGGCGGCGTCATCAGCCAGACCATCGTCGTGCCCGAGATGTCGTGTGACGGCTGCGCGCTGCAGCTCCGCCAGTTCATGGCAGGCGCCGCGAAGCCCTACTACTACTCGTGCGCCGCGATCACCATCAAGCCGAAGGGCGGCGTAGCGTCGAGCTCGAGCTCGAGCTCGAGCGGCGCAGGCGGCGGTGGCGCGGGCGGAGGGGGCGGAGGCATGGGCGGATCGACCGGCGAAGGCGGCAGCACCGGCCCCGGCCCCGCGACACAGCCCCCGGCCACCACGACGGGCGCTTGCAGCACCTCGACGGGCGGCGCGAGCACGGGCGACGCGCTCGGGATCGCCGCCCTCGCGATCCTCGGCCTCGCCGCCCGCCGCCGCCGTTCGTCCTAG